Proteins from a genomic interval of Gadus morhua chromosome 21, gadMor3.0, whole genome shotgun sequence:
- the lrfn2b gene encoding leucine-rich repeat and fibronectin type-III domain-containing protein 2 produces the protein MHDWTMESLLCRLLVLGATLAMAHACPKYCTCQNLSESLGTLCPAKGLLFVPPDIDRSTVELRLGGNYILRITQQDFANMTDLVDLTLSRNTIGYIQPFSFGDLETLRSLHMDNNRLTELGPDDLRGLVNLQHLILNNNQLGRVHDKALEDLAPALEDLDLSFNNLPSLPWGSVRQMVNLHQLSLDHNLLDFIPEGTFTDLERLARLDLTSNRLRKLPPDTIFARAQDSLVLTTPYAPQLSLSLGGNPLHCNCEMLWLRRLDRDDDLETCASPPTLKGRYFWYVREDEFTCQPPLITQHTHRILVLEGQTASLRCEASGDPAPTVHWISPDDRLLGNSSRTTLYPNGTLGIGITTSKDYGAFTCIAASVAGESTASVEVSIIQLPHLSNGTGQPAQPKSRLSDITGTSRVTKGAPKGPPEKVVSAAEVTAESALVQWTVSTTAPKVKMYQLQYNCSDDEVLIYRMIPSSSKAFLVTNLVSGTRYDLCVLAAWDDSATTLTATNVVGCTHFFTQDSFPTCRSLPSQLLGGTMILVVGGVIVATLVVFIVILMVRYKATDGDPHPSPGDDVVMATDKLSGGGGVSASHSQTNGGRLGHNGVLLPPSQSQTPPGKEPAPEPPFKVKTKVSLQDEVVEFRCGSLQSSLTTSSSSSSSAASSGGSLPRGGAGGGPRSPNSTLASIWRAAPARARPNLDHLLGAFSSLELRGGAQGRGPHTASSPAPAVSPGAAADGKPPTDRDPLLGRTLDSRLSRLLMLDPRPPKRSQSFDMGDVAAANANTNASSAPASSYPRRLSSIWTKRSLSVNGMLLQCDEEASGDTGGSKGTIDSNDWVMESTV, from the exons ATGCATGACTGGACCATGGAGAGCCTCCTCTGCCGTCTGCTGGTTCTGGGGGCCACGTTGGCGATGGCCCATGCCTGCCCCAAGTACTGCACCTGCCAGAACCTGTCAGAGTCCCTGGGGACCCTGTGCCCCGCCAAGGGCCTCCTGTTCGTGCCCCCGGACATCGACCGCAGCACGGTGGAGctgcgtctgggcgggaactacatCCTGCGCATCACCCAGCAGGACTTCGCCAACATGACGGACCTGGTGGACCTGACGCTGTCCCGCAACACCATCGGCTACATCCAACCCTTCTCCTTCGGGGACCTGGAGACGCTGCGCTCGCTCCACATGGACAACAACCGGCTGACGGAGCTGGGGCCCGACGACCTGCGTGGGCTGGTCAACCTGCAGCACCTCATCCTCAACAACAACCAGCTGGGCCGCGTCCACGACAAGGCGCTGGAGGACCTGGCGCCGGCGCTGGAGGACCTGGACCTGTCCTTCAACAACCTGCCCTCGCTGCCCTGGGGCTCGGTGCGGCAGATGGTGAACCTGCACCAGCTCAGCCTGGACCACAACCTGCTGGACTTCATCCCCGAGGGGACCTTCACCGACCTGGAGCGGCTGGCCCGGCTGGACCTCACCTCCAACCGGCTGCGCAAGCTGCCGCCGGACACCATCTTCGCCCGCGCCCAGGACTCGCTGGTGCTGACCACGCCCTACGCCCCCCAGCTGTCGCTGAGCCTGGGCGGCAACCCGCTGCACTGCAACTGCGAGATGCTGTGGCTGCGGCGGCTGGACCGCGACGACGACCTGGAGACCTGCGCCTCGCCGCCCACGCTGAAGGGCCGCTACTTCTGGTACGTCAGGGAGGACGAGTTCACCTGCCAGCCGCCCCTCATCACCCAGCACACCCACCGCATCCTGGTGCTGGAGGGCCAGACGGCCAGCCTCCGCTGCGAGGCCTCGGGGGACCCCGCGCCCACCGTCCACTGGATCTCCCCCGACGACCGGCTGCTAGGCAACTCGTCGCGCACCACGCTCTACCCCAACGGCACGCTGGGCATCGGCATCACCACCTCCAAGGACTACGGCGCCTTCACCTGCATCGCGGCCAGCGTGGCGGGCGAGTCCACCGCCTCGGTGGAGGTGTCCATCATCCAGCTGCCGCACCTCAGCAACGGCACGGGGCAGCCGGCCCAGCCCAAGTCCCGCCTCTCCGACATCACCGGCACCAGCCGCGTCACCAAGGGGGCCCCCAAGGGCCCGCCGGAGAAGGTGGTGTCGGCGGCGGAGGTGACGGCGGAGTCGGCGCTGGTGCAGTGGACGGTGAGCACCACGGCGCCCAAGGTGAAGATGTACCAGCTGCAGTACAACTGCTCCGACGACGAGGTGCTCATCTACAG gaTGATCCCGTCCTCCAGCAAGGCCTTCCTGGTGACCAACCTGGTGTCGGGCACACGCTACGACCTGTGTGTGCTGGCGGCGTGGGACGACAGCGCCACCACGCTGACCGCCACCAACGTGGTGGGCTGCACCCACTTCTTCACGCAGGACAGCTTCCCCACCTGCCGCTCGCTGCCCAGCCAGCTGCTGGGGGGTACCATGATCCTGGTGGTGGGCGGCGTGATCGTGGCCACGCTGGTGGTCTTCATCGTCATCCTCATGGTGCGCTACAAGGCCACCGACGgggacccccacccctcccccgggGACGACGTCGTCATGGCGACCGACAAGctgagcggcggcggcggggtgaGCGCCAGCCACTCCCAGACCAACGGCGGGCGGCTGGGCCACAACGGCGTGCTGCTGCCCCCGTCCCAGAGCCAGACCCCCCCGGGCAAGGAGCCCGCCCCCGAGCCCCCCTTCAAGGTGAAGACCAAGGTGAGCCTGCAGGACGAGGTGGTGGAGTTCCGGTGCGGCTCGCTGCAGAGCAGCctgaccacctcctcctcctcctcctcctcggccgcCTCCTCGGGGGGCTCGCTGCCCCgcgggggggccggcggcggccCCCGCAGCCCCAACAGCACGCTGGCCAGCATCTGGAGGGCGGCGCCCGCCCGGGCCCGGCCCAACCTGGACCACCTGCTGGGGGCCTTCTCCTCCCTGGAGCTGCGGGGGGGGGCGCAGGGCCGCGGGCCCCACACCGCGAGCAGCCCGGCGCCCGCGGTGTCCCCGGGGGCCGCGGCCGACGGGAAGCCCCCCACGGACCGGGACCCCCTGCTGGGCCGGACACTAGACTCGCGGCTCAGCCGGCTGTTGATGCtggacccccggccccccaagAGGAGCCAGTCCTTCGACATGGGGGACGTGGCGGCCGCTAACGCTAACACAAACGCTAGCAGTGCGCCGGCTAGCAGCTACCCGCGGCGGCTCAGCAGCATCTGGACTAAGAGGAGCCTGTCGGTGAACGGGATGCTGCTGCAGTGCGACGAGGAGGCCAGCGGGGACACGGGGGGCAGCAAGGGCACCATAGACAGCAATGACTGGGTCATGGAGAGCACCGTCTAG
- the zgc:112001 gene encoding ankyrin repeat domain-containing protein 9 has protein sequence MALSTNIPGMQINDNKPRKYFSLLFYQAVRDLKPVWMLEDMRTMETFYQEVDDTQRTYNPSEALLYAIVHDHQPYARYLLSHYTDEALSRPGERFCCCPSSAPHLAMTVRYDRRYILGLILQEVHRTKPSIPSYTRQGGCLHADDGKTPLHLACELERPEAVTMLLGNGASPCVEDHQGRTPLDVLLARFREPSNVTPAERRRTLDNLLMFMPAGCHFKMKGVLGKEPDFWSKALGEATFQYLVGKTPAALVLSAMQTVLRQLSPARFPDSLLELPIPSSLKPLSLTPCSGPSRERSRMRFV, from the coding sequence ATGGCGTTGTCCACCAACATCCCCGGGATGCAGATCAATGACAACAAGCCACGGAAGTACTTCTCGCTACTATTCTACCAGGCCGTGCGGGACCTCAAACCCGTGTGGATGTTGGAGGACATGCGGACCATGGAGACGTTTTACCAGGAGGTCGACGACACCCAAAGAACTTACAACCCGTCCGAGGCACTGCTGTACGCCATAGTGCACGACCACCAGCCGTACGCCCGTTACTTGCTGAGCCACTACACCGACGAGGCGCTCTCTCGGCCCGGGGAGcggttctgctgctgcccctcgTCAGCCCCACATCTGGCAATGACTGTTCGCTACGACAGGCGGTACATCTTGGGTCTCATCCTACAGGAAGTGCATCGCACCAAGCCGAGCATCCCTTCCTACACGCGCCAGGGGGGATGTCTGCACGCAGATGACGGCAAAACACCACTTCACTTGGCGTGTGAACTCGAGCGCCCCGAGGCTGTCACTATGCTCCTCGGCAACGGTGCGTCCCCGTGCGTGGAGGACCACCAGGGCAGGACCCCGCTAGACGTGCTGCTGGCACGGTTCAGGGAGCCCAGCAATGTGACACCGGCGGAAAGAAGACGAACTCTGGACAACTTGTTGATGTTCATGCCCGCCGGGTGTCACTTCAAAATGAAAGGCGTTCTCGGCAAGGAGCCGGACTTCTGGTCCAAGGCTCTCGGCGAGGCCACCTTTCAGTACCTGGTGGGGAAGACCCCCGCGGCGCTGGTCCTCTCCGCCATGCAGACTGTTCTCAGACAATTGAGCCCCGCGAGGTTTCCGGACAGCCTACTGGAGCTCCCCATCCCGTCCTCGCTGAAGCCGCTCAGTTTAACCCCCTGTTCCGGTCCTTCCCGCGAGAGATCGAGGATGAGATTTGTGTAG
- the LOC115534695 gene encoding alpha-(1,3)-fucosyltransferase 9 isoform X2, with product MALKETNPSKPTVTGCLQLLCGVIFTLGTLLTLYITFIKSTLNGNCIPLPSDANRHYNPVQKVAKKPLILIWFWPEDLKFDLDDCKKHLNIDGCRLTDDRSLYLKAKEVIFFHDAIKDDLSNLPRLRRPAFQRWIWLNLQPPANTRRIEGADNLFNLSLNFRKDADIQVRWDLTYNKILGKAPSLPKKEHVVCYIKGDKVADNSTGHSYYKELAKHIDIKVFGGSLSWFQNTNFDAICSCKFQLAFEDLIYRDYITEKLNGPLAVGTVPVVLGPPRLNYEDFVPGDSFVHVNDFPNASSLADFLKRVDTDDTAYSRYFLWRQYFSAHRHPVTDNHKYLKAICSACDFSVRNRDYRVIRHLHKWYFR from the exons ATGGCGTTAAAGG AGACTAACCCGTCCAAACCGACGGTGACCGGATGTTTGCAGCTCTTATGCGGCGTGATATTTACACTGGGGACATTATTGACTTTGTATATTACATTCATAAAGTCAACTCTGAATGGTAACTGCATCCCCCTCCCCAGTGACGCAAATCGTCACTACAATCCAGTCCAAAAAGTCGCAAAGAAACCCCTCATTCTGATATGGTTCTGGCCGGAAGACCTAAAGTTTGACTTGGACGACTGCAAGAAACACCTCAACATCGATGGCTGCCGTCTCACTGATGACCGATCCCTATACCTCAAAGCAAAGGAAGTGATTTTTTTTCACGATGCCATCAAAGATGATCTGTCCAACCTGCCCAGACTACGAAGGCCGGCCTTCCAGCGTTGGATATGGCTGAACCTGCAACCACCGGCCAACACGCGCAGAATAGAAGGCGCTGACAATCTTTTTAACCTCAGTCTGAACTTTCGCAAGGACGCCGATATTCAGGTGCGCTGGGACCTTACCTACAATAAGATCCTGGGCAAGGCGCCTTCACTGCCCAAGAAGGAGCATGTGGTGTGTTACATTAAAGGTGACAAGGTCGCAGACAACAGTACGGGGCACAGCTATTACAAAGAACTCGCCAAGCACATCGATATCAAGGTCTTCGGCGGTTCCTTGTCTTGGTTTCAAAACACCAATTTTGACGCCATCTGCAGCTGCAAATTCCAACTTGCCTTTGAGGATTTAATTTACAGAGACTACATCACAGAGAAACTGAACGGACCGCTGGCAGTTGGGACTGTACCTGTGGTACTTGGTCCCCCGAGGTTAAACTATGAGGACTTTGTGCCGGGCGACTCATTTGTCCACGTTAATGATTTCCCTAACGCCAGTTCCCTTGCGGACTTCCTGAAGAGGGTTGACACGGACGACACCGCATACAGCCGCTACTTTCTGTGGCGTCAATATTTTTCCGCACACCGCCACCCTGTTACAGATAACCATAAGTATCTGAAGGCCATCTGCAGCGCGTGCGACTTTTCAGTGAGGAACAGGGACTACAGAGTCATTCGTCATCTGCACAAGTGGTATTTTCGTTAG
- the LOC115534695 gene encoding alpha-(1,3)-fucosyltransferase 9 isoform X1: MALKETNPSKPTVTGCLQLLCGVIFTLGTLLTLYITFIKSTLNGNCIPLPSDANRHYNPVQKVAKKPLILIWFWPEDLKFDLDDCKKHLNIDGCRLTDDRSLYLKAKEVIFFHDAIKDDLSNLPRLRRPAFQRWIWLNLQPPANTRRIEGADNLFNLSLNFRKDADIQVRWDLTYNKILGKAPSLPKKEHVVCYIKGDKVADNSTGHSYYKELAKHIDIKVFGGSLSWFQNTNFDAICSCKFQLAFEDLIYRDYITEKLNGPLAVGTVPVVLGPPRLNYEDFVPGDSFVHVNDFPNASSLADFLKRVDTDDTAYSRYFLWRQYFSAHRHPVTDNHKYLKAICSACDFSVRNRDYRVIRHLHKCPGTAGGGGGGISGT, translated from the exons ATGGCGTTAAAGG AGACTAACCCGTCCAAACCGACGGTGACCGGATGTTTGCAGCTCTTATGCGGCGTGATATTTACACTGGGGACATTATTGACTTTGTATATTACATTCATAAAGTCAACTCTGAATGGTAACTGCATCCCCCTCCCCAGTGACGCAAATCGTCACTACAATCCAGTCCAAAAAGTCGCAAAGAAACCCCTCATTCTGATATGGTTCTGGCCGGAAGACCTAAAGTTTGACTTGGACGACTGCAAGAAACACCTCAACATCGATGGCTGCCGTCTCACTGATGACCGATCCCTATACCTCAAAGCAAAGGAAGTGATTTTTTTTCACGATGCCATCAAAGATGATCTGTCCAACCTGCCCAGACTACGAAGGCCGGCCTTCCAGCGTTGGATATGGCTGAACCTGCAACCACCGGCCAACACGCGCAGAATAGAAGGCGCTGACAATCTTTTTAACCTCAGTCTGAACTTTCGCAAGGACGCCGATATTCAGGTGCGCTGGGACCTTACCTACAATAAGATCCTGGGCAAGGCGCCTTCACTGCCCAAGAAGGAGCATGTGGTGTGTTACATTAAAGGTGACAAGGTCGCAGACAACAGTACGGGGCACAGCTATTACAAAGAACTCGCCAAGCACATCGATATCAAGGTCTTCGGCGGTTCCTTGTCTTGGTTTCAAAACACCAATTTTGACGCCATCTGCAGCTGCAAATTCCAACTTGCCTTTGAGGATTTAATTTACAGAGACTACATCACAGAGAAACTGAACGGACCGCTGGCAGTTGGGACTGTACCTGTGGTACTTGGTCCCCCGAGGTTAAACTATGAGGACTTTGTGCCGGGCGACTCATTTGTCCACGTTAATGATTTCCCTAACGCCAGTTCCCTTGCGGACTTCCTGAAGAGGGTTGACACGGACGACACCGCATACAGCCGCTACTTTCTGTGGCGTCAATATTTTTCCGCACACCGCCACCCTGTTACAGATAACCATAAGTATCTGAAGGCCATCTGCAGCGCGTGCGACTTTTCAGTGAGGAACAGGGACTACAGAGTCATTCGTCATCTGCACAAGTG CCCAGGGactgctggaggtggaggtggagggattTCTGGTACATGA